Proteins encoded within one genomic window of Perognathus longimembris pacificus isolate PPM17 chromosome 28, ASM2315922v1, whole genome shotgun sequence:
- the Txlng gene encoding gamma-taxilin isoform X1, producing the protein MATRVEEAARGRGGGAEAAVEAGRGGRRRSPRQKFEVGTMEEAGVCGLGVKADRLCNSQSNDILQHQDSSCGGTTNKHSLEGDGGSDFITKNRNLVSPAYCTQESREEIPGQEARTGPPDGQQDSECSRNKEKTLGKEVLLLMQALNTLSTPEEKLAALCKKYADLLEESRNVQKQMKILQKKQAQIVKEKVHLQSEHSKAILARSKLESLCRELQRHNKTLKEENIQQAREEEERRKEATAHFQITLNEIQTQLEQHDIHNAKLRQENIELGEKLKKLIEQYALREEHIDKVFKHKELQQQLVDAKLQQTTQLIKEADEKHQREREFLLKEATESRHKYEQMKQQEVQLKQQLSLYMDKFEEFQTTMAKSNELFTTFRQEMEKMTKKIKKLEKETIIWRTKWENNNKALLQMAEEKTVRDKEYKAFQIKLERLEKLCRALQTERNELNEKVEVLKEQASAKGTDGDSGSPALQPCPGAGSHPEPASSPAAAAASPEAQAASGALAHTLPSPASGPGIESVD; encoded by the exons tTTGAAGTTGGCACAATGGAAGAAGCTGGAGTTTGTGGGCTAGGGGTGAAAGCAGATAGGTTGTGTAACTCTCAGTCAAATGATATTCTTCAACATCAAGACTCCAGTTGTGGTGGCACGACTAACAAGCATTCACTGGAAGGGGACGGAGGCAGTGACTTTATAACAAAGAACAGGAATTTGGTGAGCCCAGCGTATTGCACACAGGAGTCAAGAGAAGAGATTCCTGGGCAGGAAGCTCGAACTGGGCCTCCTGATGGCCAGCAAGATTCAGAGTGCAGCAGAAACAAGGAGAAAACCTTAG GAAAAGAAGTTTTATTACTGATGCAAGCCCTAAACACCCTTTCAACCCCAGAGGAGAAGCTGGCAGCTCTCTGTAAGAAATATGCTGATCTT CTGGAGGAGAGCAGGAATGTCCAGAAGCAAATGAAGATTCTGCAGAAGAAGCAAGCGCAGAttgtgaaagagaaagttcacttgCAGAGTGAACACAGCAAGGCTATCTTGGCAAGAAGCAAACTGGAGTCTCTCTGCCGGGAACTTCAGCGACACAATAAGACTTTAAAG gaagaaaatatacAGCAAGCCCGAGAGGAAGAAGAACGCCGTAAAGAAGCAACTGCCCATTTCCAGATTACTCTAAATGAAATCCAAACCCAGCTGGAACAGCATGATATACACAATGCCAAACTCCGACAGGAGAACATCGAACTGGGAGAGAAGCTGAAGAAGCTCATTGAGCAGTATGcactgagggaagag CATATTGATAAAGTGTTCAAACATAAGGAGCTCCAGCAACAGCTTGTGGATGCCAAACTTCAGCAGACAACGCAGCTGATAAAAGAAGCTGATGAAAAACATCAGAGAGAGCGAGAGTTT CTATTAAAAGAAGCAACAGAATCAAGGCACAAATATGAGCAGATGAAACAGCAAGAAGTACAACTGAAACAACAG ctTTCTCTTTATATGGATAAGTTTGAAGAATTCCAGACTACTATGGCAAAAAGCAATGAGCTATTTACAACCTTCAGGCAAGAAATGGAAAAG atgacaaagaaaattaaaaagctggaaaaagaaacaataatatgGCGTACCAAgtgggaaaataataataaagcacttCTGCAAATGGCTGAAGAG AAAACTGTCCGTGATAAAGAGTACAAGGCCTTCCAGATAAAGCTGGAGCGGCTAGAGAAGCTGTGCAGGGCTCTTCAGACGGAGCGCAACGAGCTCAACGAGAAGGTGGAAGTTCTGAAGGAGCAGGCCTCTGCCAAAGGGACTGATGGGGACTCGGGGTCGCCCGCCCTGCAGCCTTGCCCTGGGGCGGGTTCTCACCCGGAGCCCGCCAGTTCCCCCGCAGCGGCGGCCGCCAGCCCCGAGGCCCAGGCGGCGAGCGGGGCGCTGGCGCACACGCTCCCGTCGCCCGCGTCCGGCCCGGGCATCGAGTCCGTTGACTAA
- the Txlng gene encoding gamma-taxilin isoform X2 produces the protein MEEAGVCGLGVKADRLCNSQSNDILQHQDSSCGGTTNKHSLEGDGGSDFITKNRNLVSPAYCTQESREEIPGQEARTGPPDGQQDSECSRNKEKTLGKEVLLLMQALNTLSTPEEKLAALCKKYADLLEESRNVQKQMKILQKKQAQIVKEKVHLQSEHSKAILARSKLESLCRELQRHNKTLKEENIQQAREEEERRKEATAHFQITLNEIQTQLEQHDIHNAKLRQENIELGEKLKKLIEQYALREEHIDKVFKHKELQQQLVDAKLQQTTQLIKEADEKHQREREFLLKEATESRHKYEQMKQQEVQLKQQLSLYMDKFEEFQTTMAKSNELFTTFRQEMEKMTKKIKKLEKETIIWRTKWENNNKALLQMAEEKTVRDKEYKAFQIKLERLEKLCRALQTERNELNEKVEVLKEQASAKGTDGDSGSPALQPCPGAGSHPEPASSPAAAAASPEAQAASGALAHTLPSPASGPGIESVD, from the exons ATGGAAGAAGCTGGAGTTTGTGGGCTAGGGGTGAAAGCAGATAGGTTGTGTAACTCTCAGTCAAATGATATTCTTCAACATCAAGACTCCAGTTGTGGTGGCACGACTAACAAGCATTCACTGGAAGGGGACGGAGGCAGTGACTTTATAACAAAGAACAGGAATTTGGTGAGCCCAGCGTATTGCACACAGGAGTCAAGAGAAGAGATTCCTGGGCAGGAAGCTCGAACTGGGCCTCCTGATGGCCAGCAAGATTCAGAGTGCAGCAGAAACAAGGAGAAAACCTTAG GAAAAGAAGTTTTATTACTGATGCAAGCCCTAAACACCCTTTCAACCCCAGAGGAGAAGCTGGCAGCTCTCTGTAAGAAATATGCTGATCTT CTGGAGGAGAGCAGGAATGTCCAGAAGCAAATGAAGATTCTGCAGAAGAAGCAAGCGCAGAttgtgaaagagaaagttcacttgCAGAGTGAACACAGCAAGGCTATCTTGGCAAGAAGCAAACTGGAGTCTCTCTGCCGGGAACTTCAGCGACACAATAAGACTTTAAAG gaagaaaatatacAGCAAGCCCGAGAGGAAGAAGAACGCCGTAAAGAAGCAACTGCCCATTTCCAGATTACTCTAAATGAAATCCAAACCCAGCTGGAACAGCATGATATACACAATGCCAAACTCCGACAGGAGAACATCGAACTGGGAGAGAAGCTGAAGAAGCTCATTGAGCAGTATGcactgagggaagag CATATTGATAAAGTGTTCAAACATAAGGAGCTCCAGCAACAGCTTGTGGATGCCAAACTTCAGCAGACAACGCAGCTGATAAAAGAAGCTGATGAAAAACATCAGAGAGAGCGAGAGTTT CTATTAAAAGAAGCAACAGAATCAAGGCACAAATATGAGCAGATGAAACAGCAAGAAGTACAACTGAAACAACAG ctTTCTCTTTATATGGATAAGTTTGAAGAATTCCAGACTACTATGGCAAAAAGCAATGAGCTATTTACAACCTTCAGGCAAGAAATGGAAAAG atgacaaagaaaattaaaaagctggaaaaagaaacaataatatgGCGTACCAAgtgggaaaataataataaagcacttCTGCAAATGGCTGAAGAG AAAACTGTCCGTGATAAAGAGTACAAGGCCTTCCAGATAAAGCTGGAGCGGCTAGAGAAGCTGTGCAGGGCTCTTCAGACGGAGCGCAACGAGCTCAACGAGAAGGTGGAAGTTCTGAAGGAGCAGGCCTCTGCCAAAGGGACTGATGGGGACTCGGGGTCGCCCGCCCTGCAGCCTTGCCCTGGGGCGGGTTCTCACCCGGAGCCCGCCAGTTCCCCCGCAGCGGCGGCCGCCAGCCCCGAGGCCCAGGCGGCGAGCGGGGCGCTGGCGCACACGCTCCCGTCGCCCGCGTCCGGCCCGGGCATCGAGTCCGTTGACTAA